The Candidatus Tectomicrobia bacterium genome includes a region encoding these proteins:
- the typA gene encoding translational GTPase TypA has translation MTKSQRQDLRNFAIIAHVDHGKTTLVDAMLWQSGIFRQGQEVAERVLDSMDLEREKGITIMAKNCAVTWGGVRLNIVDTPGHADFGGEVERVLSMVDGVMLLVDASEGPLPQTRFVVSKALARALPFVVVINKVDRSDARPAEVLDEVYDLFIDLDAAESQLDFPVLYAVAREGRAGTAPDRLAGDLEPLFRTLIASIPAPSFEDGAPLQMLVSRLEYDNYVGRLAIGRVWNGAIRAKGAAVVLGRDGKNQRGEISHLFGFEGLQRAPIAEARAGDIVAVAGFEELNIGDTIGDPENPRALPVIAIDEPTIAMTFRINDSPLSGRSGKFLTSRQVRDRLFREARNNMAIRVEETGSPDAFRVSGRGSLQLAVLIEQLRREGYEMTVGRPEVIIRKDGGKVLEPFEDVVIDVPEDYIGVVTQKMGIRKGRMTKMVNHGKGRARLEFRIPSRGLIGYRSEFLTDTRGTGILTHLFAGWDAWAGDLPGRITGALVADRGGKSTPYAIENIQERGTLFIGPTEEVYEGMIVGENSREKDMHVNITKEKKLTNMRASGSDMTAQLVPPKRYSLEQALEFLREGEALEVTPAAFRFRKAQIKGGR, from the coding sequence CCACGTGGACCACGGCAAGACCACCCTCGTGGACGCCATGCTCTGGCAGAGCGGGATCTTCCGCCAGGGGCAGGAGGTGGCCGAGCGGGTGCTCGACTCCATGGACCTGGAGCGCGAGAAGGGCATCACCATCATGGCCAAGAACTGCGCCGTCACCTGGGGCGGGGTGCGGCTCAACATCGTGGACACCCCGGGGCACGCCGACTTCGGGGGCGAGGTCGAGCGCGTCCTCTCGATGGTGGACGGCGTCATGCTCCTCGTGGACGCCTCCGAGGGCCCCCTGCCCCAGACCCGCTTCGTGGTGAGCAAGGCCCTGGCGCGCGCGCTGCCCTTCGTGGTGGTCATCAACAAGGTTGACCGCTCGGACGCCCGGCCGGCCGAGGTGCTGGACGAGGTCTACGACCTCTTCATCGACCTGGACGCCGCCGAGTCCCAGCTCGATTTCCCGGTCCTCTACGCCGTGGCCCGCGAGGGCCGGGCGGGGACGGCGCCGGACCGGCTCGCCGGGGACCTCGAGCCCCTCTTCCGCACCCTCATCGCCTCCATCCCCGCGCCCAGCTTCGAAGATGGAGCCCCCCTCCAGATGCTCGTCTCGCGCCTGGAGTACGACAACTACGTGGGCCGCCTCGCCATCGGCCGGGTGTGGAACGGCGCCATCCGGGCCAAGGGGGCCGCGGTGGTCCTCGGGCGGGACGGCAAGAACCAGCGGGGCGAGATCAGCCATCTCTTCGGCTTCGAGGGCCTCCAGCGCGCGCCCATCGCCGAGGCGCGCGCGGGGGACATCGTCGCCGTGGCGGGCTTCGAGGAGCTGAACATCGGGGACACCATCGGGGATCCCGAGAACCCCCGGGCGCTCCCCGTCATCGCGATCGACGAGCCCACCATCGCCATGACCTTCCGCATCAACGACTCGCCCCTGTCCGGCCGGAGCGGCAAGTTCCTCACCTCGCGTCAGGTGCGCGACCGCCTCTTCCGGGAGGCGCGCAACAACATGGCCATCCGGGTGGAGGAGACCGGCTCCCCGGACGCCTTCCGCGTCTCGGGCCGGGGCTCGCTCCAGCTCGCCGTGCTCATCGAGCAGCTCCGCCGCGAGGGATACGAGATGACGGTGGGCCGGCCCGAGGTCATCATCCGCAAGGACGGCGGCAAGGTGCTGGAGCCCTTCGAGGACGTGGTGATCGACGTCCCCGAGGACTACATCGGCGTCGTCACCCAGAAGATGGGCATCCGAAAGGGCCGCATGACCAAGATGGTGAACCACGGCAAGGGCCGGGCGCGGCTCGAGTTCCGCATCCCCAGCCGGGGACTCATCGGCTACCGCAGCGAGTTCCTCACCGACACCCGGGGGACGGGCATCCTCACCCACCTCTTCGCCGGGTGGGACGCCTGGGCGGGCGACCTGCCGGGCCGGATCACCGGCGCCCTCGTCGCCGACCGCGGGGGGAAGAGCACCCCCTATGCCATAGAGAACATCCAGGAGCGCGGCACCCTCTTCATCGGCCCCACGGAAGAGGTCTACGAGGGCATGATCGTCGGCGAGAACAGCCGCGAGAAGGACATGCACGTCAACATCACCAAGGAGAAGAAGCTCACCAACATGAGGGCCTCCGGGTCGGACATGACGGCCCAGCTCGTCCCCCCCAAGCGCTACAGTCTGGAGCAGGCCCTGGAGTTCCTCCGCG